In one window of Kitasatospora sp. MMS16-BH015 DNA:
- a CDS encoding alpha/beta fold hydrolase, giving the protein MSEGRVGEGLVGEGLVGEGLVGEGLVGRDGTERWTASGVRLRCVGRSAGRWDWLFVPGGPGLGSESVAGLARAASVPGRVWLVDLPGDGSNRGRPQVPERPYERWPGVLVEAAEAVAEPVVVGHSTGGMFLLATAALAGRVAGLALVGSAPHADWRSAFARFAAAHPLPGLAAAADAYARRPDDETLRALTLAAAPWSFTPPALAAGRALLADLPYCQAAVAWADAEFDETYRAAWTPAGLGLPTLILGGAADRIVDQALWADEPGFDHPYVLRRTVAGAGHFPWVEAPHAVGAAFAELTALLAARAA; this is encoded by the coding sequence GTGAGCGAAGGACGGGTGGGCGAAGGACTGGTGGGCGAAGGACTGGTGGGCGAAGGACTGGTGGGCGAAGGACTGGTGGGACGGGACGGGACGGAGCGGTGGACCGCCTCGGGGGTGCGGCTGCGGTGTGTCGGCCGGAGCGCGGGCAGGTGGGACTGGCTGTTCGTTCCCGGTGGGCCCGGGTTGGGGTCGGAGTCCGTGGCGGGGCTGGCGCGGGCGGCCTCGGTGCCGGGCAGGGTGTGGCTGGTGGACCTGCCCGGGGACGGGTCGAACCGGGGTCGGCCGCAGGTGCCGGAGCGGCCGTACGAGCGGTGGCCCGGGGTACTGGTCGAGGCGGCCGAGGCCGTGGCGGAGCCGGTGGTGGTCGGGCACTCCACCGGCGGGATGTTCCTGCTCGCCACCGCCGCCCTGGCCGGGCGGGTGGCCGGGCTGGCGCTGGTCGGCAGCGCTCCGCACGCCGACTGGCGTTCGGCCTTCGCCCGTTTCGCCGCGGCCCACCCGCTGCCCGGGCTGGCCGCGGCCGCCGACGCGTACGCGCGCCGGCCCGACGACGAGACCCTGCGCGCGCTCACCCTGGCCGCCGCGCCGTGGAGCTTCACCCCGCCCGCCCTGGCCGCCGGCCGGGCACTGCTGGCGGACCTCCCGTACTGCCAGGCCGCCGTGGCCTGGGCCGACGCCGAGTTCGACGAGACCTACCGGGCCGCCTGGACACCGGCCGGCCTGGGGCTGCCGACCCTGATCCTCGGCGGTGCGGCGGACCGGATCGTGGACCAGGCGCTCTGGGCGGACGAGCCCGGCTTCGACCACCCGTACGTCCTGCGGCGCACCGTTGCCGGAGCCGGCCACTTCCCCTGGGTGGAGGCCCCGCATGCCGTCGGGGCGGCCTTCGCCGAACTGACCGCGCTGCTGGCGGCCCGGGCGGCCTGA